Proteins encoded within one genomic window of Trichomycterus rosablanca isolate fTriRos1 chromosome 7, fTriRos1.hap1, whole genome shotgun sequence:
- the LOC134318599 gene encoding dematin-like, producing the protein MMMQKQPVRTHPGSVCSLRGGTMPGAPAVTIVAKMDNQVIGYKDLAAIPKDKAILEVERPDLMMYEPHFNYSLLEHSERSLSPHSLSPPLSPESSVVSKEWRESLEPKSSGSSSPASTLLAVSRTSSVSKSSSHQQHFHRPDIGTNIYKKPPIYKQDLSAHIPQSKHIEDLIIESSRFPAAQAPDPTQPSKIETESWPCPPSLAVLETEWKMKAVSQKEVVEEEEEEEEDGYDESDRLWRLRQMQKQELNKIQSNLGKLILKEEMETAAPARRKTRSLPDRSPAHLGPKSPSFPSCSRSGLTRLRSAEFSSSHGEKSSQNLQNGSAEGRRMDRGRSLPTVLEQKIYPYEVLMVTQGRHKLPPGVDRTRLEKHLSPEEFQTLFEMSMQEFDQLSLWKRNDLKKKASLF; encoded by the exons ATGATGATGCAAAAG CAGCCAGTCCGTACCCATCCTGGAAGTGTGTGTTCCTTGCGAGGGGGAACCATGCCTGGAGCACCAGCAGTTACTATAGTG GCTAAGATGGATAATCAGGTGATCGGCTATAAGGACTTGGCCGCTATACCTAAGGACAAGGCCATACTGGAGGTGGAGCGTCCAGACCTGATGATGTACGAGCCACATTTCAACTACAGTCTACTGGAACACTCGGAG aggtCTCTCTCACCCCACTCTCTCTCACCTCCTCTCTCTCCTGAG agcTCGGTCGTGTCGAAGGAATGGAGGGAGAGTTTGGAGCCCAAGTCTTCAGGCAGCTCCTCTCCAGCGTCCACTCTGCTGGCTGTGAGCAGGACGAGCAGTGTGAGCAAAAGCTCGTCCCATCAGCAGCACTTCCACCGACCAG ATATCGGCACCAACATTTACAAGAAGCCGCCGATCTATAAACAAG aCCTGTCGGCTCATATTCCTCAGTCTAAGCACATTGAGGACCTGATTATTGAATCGTCCCGTTTTCCGGCTGCTCAGGCGCCCGACCCCACACAGCCATCGAAAATCGAGACGGAGTCCTGGCCCTGCCCCCCCTCCCTCGCTGTTTTGg AGACGGAGTGGAAGATGAAGGCTGTTTCTCAGAAGGAAGTAgttgaggaggaggaggaggaggaggaggatgggtATGATGAAAGTGATCGTCTGTGGAGACTCAGACAGATGCAGAAACAGGAACTCAACAAG ATCCAGTCTAATCTGGGGAAGCTGATCCTGAAGGAGGAGATGGAGACGGCAGCCCCGGCGCGCAGGAAAACCCGCTCGCTGCCAGACCGCAGCCCCGCCCACCTCG GACCCAAATCTCCGTCTTTCCCATCATGCAGCAGGAGCGGCCTGACCAGG CTCCGGTCTGCAGAGTTTTCTTCCTCACACGGAGAGAAGTCGAGTCAAA ATTTACag AACGGCAGTGCTGAGGGTCGGAGGATGGACAGAGGACGCTCACTGCCCACCGTGCTGGAGCAGAAG ATTTACCCCTATGAGGTGCTCATGGTGACTCAGGGCAGACATAAGCTCCCACCCGGAGTGGACCGGACCAGGCTGGAG AAGCATCTGTCTCCAGAGGAGTTTCAGACTCTGTTCGAGATGAGCATGCAGGAGTTCGATCAGCTCTCGCTGTGGAAGAGGAATGATCTGAAGAAGAAGGCGTCGCTCTTCTAG